Proteins encoded in a region of the Stieleria neptunia genome:
- a CDS encoding glycosyltransferase, producing the protein MELATGLRLAGAQVSVLTPKHAGSWAEKFTFRECQVHRPIRMFRTGWTARGDRTASRYIRYLRDWIESDPTSCDIVYCDAGREEAIAAVEAAHALGVPSVVRLSGHGECSDFEFFKHSRIGKRCRSAVMDAAAVIVDSASAHRRWLAEGGDKARVHRIAHGIGPTIEHGLSSPKNLRRAMARINGDLFVPESCSVVLSVERLDRNSGIMTLVKSAYLLSNKIQGLQFWLIGDGPLRETIYARLKGDGLRQSMAMPGSFGSPDDVFAAADLMVHVGDAGFEHQVPTAIAAALPLVLANTETAREFFGVNESEVRQRIIERRGDALQPAPEAVDGVSERAGHLVWWFDPARPKTLRFAIEQIVGNLEHARRRAQQTRRIMQRTRSRSESIERYVTLFRQLTAGSSPNTSQSTSMENAQ; encoded by the coding sequence ATGGAACTCGCCACCGGGTTGCGGCTGGCGGGGGCTCAGGTGTCGGTCTTGACCCCGAAACACGCGGGATCATGGGCCGAAAAATTTACGTTTCGCGAGTGCCAGGTGCATCGCCCGATTCGCATGTTCCGAACCGGTTGGACCGCACGTGGCGATCGGACGGCATCGCGCTACATTCGCTACTTGCGTGACTGGATCGAATCCGATCCGACCTCGTGCGACATCGTCTATTGTGACGCCGGTCGTGAAGAAGCGATCGCGGCGGTGGAAGCCGCCCATGCCCTCGGTGTTCCCTCGGTCGTTCGCCTCTCCGGTCACGGCGAGTGCAGTGATTTTGAATTTTTCAAACACAGTCGCATCGGCAAGCGTTGTCGATCGGCCGTGATGGACGCCGCTGCCGTGATCGTTGACAGTGCCTCGGCCCATCGGCGCTGGCTGGCCGAGGGGGGCGACAAAGCGCGGGTGCATCGCATTGCCCATGGCATCGGCCCCACGATCGAGCATGGATTATCGAGTCCGAAAAACCTTCGCCGCGCGATGGCGCGGATCAACGGCGATCTGTTCGTCCCCGAATCCTGCTCGGTTGTCCTGTCGGTCGAACGGCTGGATCGAAATTCGGGCATCATGACATTGGTGAAATCGGCGTACCTGCTTTCGAACAAGATCCAAGGATTACAGTTTTGGTTGATCGGCGACGGGCCGCTGCGTGAAACGATCTATGCGCGACTCAAAGGCGACGGGTTGCGGCAATCGATGGCGATGCCGGGCTCGTTCGGTTCGCCCGACGATGTCTTTGCGGCCGCCGACTTGATGGTCCATGTCGGCGACGCGGGTTTTGAGCACCAGGTCCCGACCGCGATCGCTGCCGCATTGCCGTTGGTGCTGGCCAATACCGAAACGGCACGCGAATTTTTCGGCGTCAACGAGTCGGAGGTCCGGCAGCGAATCATCGAGCGTCGTGGCGATGCACTCCAACCCGCCCCCGAAGCGGTCGACGGGGTGTCCGAGCGGGCGGGCCACTTGGTCTGGTGGTTCGATCCGGCCCGGCCCAAGACCCTGCGTTTCGCGATTGAGCAGATCGTCGGCAACCTGGAACACGCCCGCCGGCGCGCCCAGCAAACACGGCGGATCATGCAACGAACCCGATCACGAAGCGAATCGATTGAGCGTTACGTGACACTCTTTCGCCAGCTCACCGCCGGATCGTCCCCGAACACTTCGCAATCGACGTCGATGGAAAACGCGCAATGA
- a CDS encoding glycosyltransferase family 4 protein translates to MKLRIALIIPTMDRGGAEKQLALLAENLPREEFDVRVFLLTRDGPRSEPLRQAGIPVTVIGKRFKADPTALFRLRRALADWSPDLVHTWLFAANSFGRAAALLAKVPVIVASERCVDPWKSWWHFCIDRFLARRSAAITTNSSGVREFYARHGIAGDLFHVIPNGIPPRPSTPISRPQAFERLGVSVERKLVLAVGRLWPQKRYRDLIWAAELLACTRDDTTLVVIGDGPQKAELLRFRDSVTIPEHVRFAGARDDVAELLPHADLFWIGSEYEGQSNAVIEAMQAGIPVIASDIPGNRDLILDDQTGRLVPLGDRAALARESLDLLEHSDVADRLGTAGRARIEEAFSVDQMVQRHAQLYRDLISR, encoded by the coding sequence ATGAAACTTCGAATCGCGCTGATCATTCCGACGATGGATCGAGGCGGTGCTGAAAAGCAGCTCGCATTGTTGGCTGAAAATCTGCCCCGCGAGGAGTTCGACGTGCGAGTCTTCTTGCTCACGCGCGACGGTCCGAGAAGCGAACCGCTGCGGCAAGCCGGGATTCCGGTCACCGTGATCGGCAAACGATTCAAGGCGGATCCGACGGCACTGTTTCGCTTGCGACGGGCGTTGGCGGATTGGTCGCCCGATCTCGTGCACACCTGGTTGTTCGCCGCCAACAGCTTCGGCCGCGCCGCGGCGCTGTTGGCCAAGGTTCCGGTGATTGTGGCCAGTGAACGTTGTGTCGACCCTTGGAAATCCTGGTGGCATTTCTGCATCGATCGTTTTTTGGCACGGCGTTCGGCCGCGATCACGACCAACAGCTCAGGGGTTCGGGAGTTTTATGCGCGGCACGGCATCGCCGGCGATCTATTTCATGTCATCCCCAATGGAATTCCACCACGCCCATCGACACCGATCTCGCGCCCGCAGGCTTTCGAGCGGCTTGGCGTTTCGGTGGAGCGAAAGCTGGTGCTGGCGGTCGGCCGACTGTGGCCGCAAAAGCGTTATCGCGATTTGATCTGGGCCGCCGAACTGCTCGCCTGCACGCGTGACGACACCACGTTGGTCGTGATCGGCGACGGCCCCCAGAAGGCTGAATTGCTGCGATTTCGAGATTCCGTCACGATTCCCGAACATGTTCGTTTCGCGGGCGCACGTGACGATGTCGCCGAACTGTTGCCGCATGCGGATCTGTTTTGGATCGGCAGCGAGTATGAAGGCCAGAGCAATGCGGTGATCGAAGCCATGCAAGCCGGGATCCCCGTGATCGCCTCGGACATTCCCGGCAATCGAGATTTGATCCTCGACGATCAAACCGGTCGCCTGGTCCCGTTGGGCGACCGCGCCGCGCTGGCCCGCGAATCGCTGGATCTGCTGGAACATTCCGACGTGGCCGACCGGCTGGGGACCGCCGGCAGGGCGCGAATCGAGGAGGCGTTTTCGGTGGATCAGATGGTCCAGCGTCACGCCCAGCTCTACCGAGATCTGATCTCGCGTTGA